The genomic region CCGCCACCGGACGATTGTGTCTCAGGTGAGAAGCTAGATGCTAGCAGAGGGGACAAGGGAGAGAAGAGAGCAGAGGAAGCACAGGAGACTAGGAGCAAAGGAGAAATCACTTACTGGTCAGGAGTCACTGGTCACTGAGAACTGATAACTGGTCACTGTTAAATGCAGTTATTCCGCCACTATTGCTACTGATTTATTACTATCGTCGGGCAACTGCACCACCTCCCCTGTTTCTATTACTACTGTGCTTCGGTTGGGGCGCAATTTTTGGTAGTATCGCTCTGGGTCTAGAGTGGATATTCGAGCATCTCACCAGCCAGTGGGAAGATTGGCAAAGATTTACTCGCACTCTTGCTGGTGTAGCTGTACGTCAGTTGGTGTTTATTGCCCCAATTGAAGAGGGATGTAAGTTAGCTGGAGTCATTACTTTTCTATGGTTGGCAGGACGTAGAGGTAACGGGCGATCGCCTGCTCTCTCTATTTTTATCCAGACGATCGCGATCGCTCTAGGATTCACTGCCCAAGAAAGCTGGGTTTATTTATCCAATGGCGTAGCAACTGTATTCGAGCGTGCGATCGGTACTCCCATTCATGCTATGTTCTCAGCAGCTTTTGGCTATGCCCTAGCAAGAGAGCAGGGAGCAGGGACGAGCTGGGAGCAGGGGAGTAACGACCAACTACCAATTACCAATTACCACCACACCACGCACTA from Chroococcidiopsis sp. SAG 2025 harbors:
- a CDS encoding PrsW family glutamic-type intramembrane protease, with product MLLIYYYRRATAPPPLFLLLLCFGWGAIFGSIALGLEWIFEHLTSQWEDWQRFTRTLAGVAVRQLVFIAPIEEGCKLAGVITFLWLAGRRGNGRSPALSIFIQTIAIALGFTAQESWVYLSNGVATVFERAIGTPIHAMFSAAFGYALAREQGAGTSWEQGSNDQLPITNYHHTTHYFLINAIICHALVNIFSSAWRYNPPINLLSYLLFPFLLWLFWRMEECWRRVQHQPSIILISGMTAMHRHWQRGLVVFALMLGGNAIFGFFLLVRTLSPLHPVQLLEPENIWFIASRSVLNSIPGAIAWCIYRYLRFAASRRNLP